Sequence from the Panicum virgatum strain AP13 chromosome 5N, P.virgatum_v5, whole genome shotgun sequence genome:
TCTTATTTTAAGGTTCGTATGTAACTTTTCATTCTTCTTCAAACTCATTGAGTGCTAAATCACTGTGATACAATAGAAGTGCCCGATAAATTCTAGAATAGCAAAGCTACtctaaacttttctcccagtgtGGAATAGACAAgcacatgagtcatcacaactttCTCCCACCATGCAGGATTAGCACTATGTCTACTTTACCCATCATGCGGGTATTGTTTCATACTTTTTCCAGACATAAATGTCAGGATTGGCtcatatcaaattcagaaataaatctgaatattccatgacacacatgcttcatccgacgttggtcaaattaaacATGTATGACTTATCACAACTTTGAATGAACTCAAAATGAATTCTACTTGATAGAGGGTACATAAGAGACATTTCTCAAAACAATCTCTTATTGCTCTATCTTCTTTTCGTGGATCAATATCCATAAGTACCTTTCTTTTCAAGCCAATCTTTACAGAGAATATATTCTCGCATGTAATGACCTTCTTTCTTTCTGAGTCACAAGTACCCATTTCATTTTTTTCGTCCTTCAAGGATAACATGGAACTTTTTGCCTGAAAAGACAATAATCAATActttaagttctattctatatcaccATTGGGCAAAAATAGAATAATTTTTTACATTAATTTCATaccaccgttgggcagaaacgaAATTAACGTATGAAAAACTCAACAAAATTTAAAACCATATATCTgctcctcaaaattaaatcctcccgttggttcgaatttaattaCAGGATAATCAACTTTATTGCAGCACAAACTAGAAAATACATTTCTCTAGTTTGAGAGCAGTTCTTTAGCTATTCTATGAAAATGGTCACTTTGATGCAACACTTACCATAGACTTTAAACTTTAAGCTAGGACTCATAAGAATTATAATATCattatcatcaacgttggtcagaaaataacaatatcataattaactttaatttccttttctttgaGAATTATATTTATAATTCCAGTGATGCTCAACTTTGAGACTTCAAATGGCATAAAAATGTCAAAACTCAATTTTgactttaaacagcggaagcttttctatCTTTTATCCACAAGAAAAATATCATTTAAGACTTTTAGACTATTCTTccaattaaatcttctcgttggttccgACTTAATTGAAAGGTAGCAACTGTGTAACAATGGAAATATTTTCCTTTGTTTATGGCAGCGGaacacttttctttcttttcagaaacagtactttgtactcattttatctctaaacaatttatctcgttggttcaaaattaAATAGAGATAAAACTGTACAAACTTACTCAAAGTAAGTTCTTTAATCACGCTCTTAAAATTAATTCTCTCTTTTGGTTTGAATTAAAATTAAGAGCAACAACTTTAAAACTTTGCAGTGGACATATGTAAAATTTTATATTCAGAAGCATTACTGTTCTCATTTTTCTCACTAAGCAAAATGCACGTTTATGCAAatttgaatagagatcaaattCATCAATCAAATCCATCAATATACGATTCAAATTGCTTCTGAAAATATAGAAAACTTTAAAACTTTCTTTACTGTGTTTTCAGCCCAGTTgaagcgcgcggcccagctcggaCCGTTTTCCGGCCCAGCTTGGCCCATTTAGCGCGCGCGGACCATATGTGCAGTACCTCTGCGCACAGCCCAAAAACCGCCCGCTCGCTCtcgtaactacccgaataggcgtagaactagccgcagtacaaagaaaactacccgattgtattgtagtaggattccgaatgtactcggctaggactttccatgtaactctgtCCCCCCCGGATAtgtaagggcgggcagggaccccctccaaagatcaccacctaaggcaatacaaacaaccacacaagacgtagggtattacgcaactcgcggcccgaatctgtctaaatctttgtgttccttgcaccatcgagttccagagcagtcgatccctacctacaaaccttactgctaagggtattcctgagcaggcttggcggtaaacaccaacagcgccgccgtcggcccactcgccggcgcgcgcgcccgtgtgggagcgcgccgccgtcgagcggcctgGCGGTGGTGCCGTGTGCCCCGAATCGGCGAGCACGTCcaagacggcggcggctcgggttCGCACGACCGCGGTTGTCCGCCGGCGAACCGGCGGCTCTGGTGGGCTCTCCGTGCGGCGATGGCCGGCGGTAGAGCCGGTGGAGAGGTCCTGGTAAGCCCCGCCGCCATTTCTTTTcccttagggttagggttagcaTGATTTCTTTTGACTTTTTCGATGAAAGATCGTTGTTTGCATTCTTTTCTCTTTGATTCCTTCTTTCTTTCGATTCGTGAAATGAATCCTTCCCAATCTCAATCTACACACTAGATCGAGGCTCTTGATACCAATGTTAGAACTCTAGGATCGTCTAGGAGTAGAACAGTGGTAGTGAACTTTATAGGGGAATGACCTTGCCGACTTCCATGGCGCTGTGGTGGAGGTCGGGGTCCGCCGGAGTAGTGGAAGCAGTGCGGGGCGCAGGAGTCGTAGAAGATGACGGCGCCGGCGTGACGCAGGGGCGACAGACGAGCGGTGCAgtggcgacggcgagccggTGGCGCTTCCCGTCGCTCTCAGCCCTCCCTCTCGATCGGTCTAGGGGTTGAGGTGAGGAAGACTGGCGGCAGCGGTGAACCTCGTTAGTTGAGCTGCCTGTCCCCACCTCTTTTTTATAGGGTTGCGCAACGAGGGCCCACCGGccttgtcttgggctgggccccgatcaggacgcgaggtCAAGGGATTAgttggccgttgggccaactAGTGGAGATCAATTCTAACACCCTTAGCATAGAGCAGGGGCCTAGCTAGACGTTGCTCTCCGTTAAGTTCTAACTTAAAAAATCAAACTCCACCGATGATCTTGTTAATGAACCAGGGGTACACATCGATCATAATTCACAATACTGCAGCGAACATGTATGCTGATCTGATCCCAACTAGTTGCCACCACTTCCCACTGCACGTACAACGCACATAGTCGGGTGACCAAGAAGGCAAGAACTAATACTACTACTCGGCCGCAGCAACAACGAAGGGCACTAAGCTAGCAAGCTGCGCGCGCCAAAAACTAGTTCTCCTTTATCGGCGCGAGCCGCGGCCTCCACGCGTCCCAGCACGACGCCGGGCTGGCGCCGCAGTCCACAGCGCGGAGCTCGCCCTTGAGCTCGGCCATCCTGGCCTTGCGCTCCCGCGCGCCCTGCGCGTTCAGCCTCGCCACCAGCGCCTCCGCGTCCTTCCTCCTCAGCACGATCTTCACCGTCGTCGCCACCGTGGCGGCCGGGGCCTtgccggtggcggcgccatCCCGGGCGCACGACGATGCCCCGGCCGCGCCGcttcctcctgctcctgctcagCTTCCCCCCGCTTCTGCTTGCACGGCGtgacggccgcgcgccgcggcgccgcggcctcgGTGCCGGTGGCGAATTCCTCGGGATtggggcgacggcgccgcctcctccctccggaCGTGCCGGCCTCATCGCGGCACAtgcgcggcggcacggcgttGCCCATGTCTGCAGTGCTGTGCGCGCGTCTTGCCACTGGTTATTAGAGAGTGAGGCAAGGCGCGCGGGCGGAGGCGGGCAGGCAggctggtggtggaggaggtgctcgGGTGGCTGGCTGGCCCCGTGGCCCGGCCGGCCCGGTTAAATGGGGTGCGAGTGTGCCCGTGCCTCGTAGCGTGGCGAAGGGGGAGGACTCGTTCAACCGGCCGGGGTAGTAGGGACGGGGGCGGCGTGTAGACCTGGGCTGCTCGTGCTCGGGGTCATCGCCTCGACGGGGTGACTGAACTCTGACTCTCTGAGACGAGGGCGGGGCCGGGGCGCGCGTGACCGCGGCCGGCCTACGTGTTCCTTTACACTTCGTCCCCGTCGTGGTCTTTGGGGGAAGGGACGGACCAGGGGCGTGACCGCGTGACCGTGCGAGAACTGCCACGCTGCTGTTGGTCGCGCAAAGTTGCCTGCCCGGGGCGCTGGCCGGAGTGGGAGACCGTGAAGGACGGGGCGGGGCCGCGGGGGCTCCCGCGTTTCGCGGTCGGATGCGTTGGCGAGGACTCTCCGTGTGGCGTTTCGCCGTTTCGTGATGCGTGATAGGTGAGCTCCTTTTctggaagggagggagggagcgttTTGAGTTTCCAAGCGGATCGGTGGATCTCTGTTCCAAGCTTTGCGCTGTGACCGCTGTGACTCGTGGCAGATCGTTGCGACTTGTTACCTGTGATCCCCAGGTGAGGATGATctgggccttgtttggttcgcgCTAGGATTTGGGCGTGCTAATGAATAGTGACATTTTGATCgctaattatggtgtcaaacaaagtcagtttacaaaaccaactctataacccccgcgctagtgaccctgaagaatctaataaggcaTTTGGCCACGcgattagatgatggttactgtaTCATCACTGTAGTCGAtcgtcgattaattaccgttattagattcgtcgctaaaaattacacccatctctaaaaaagttttacaaatagacttcatttagtacttcatgcatgtgagattcttttttcgagaAATGTGCGTGCTAGTTTTGAAGAATGCCAAACAAGACCCTACTATGTGTGTTAGTCCTACGTAGAAGATAACTCGGCTCTGTCATTTTTTTTCTGTTCTCTTTCTTATTGTATTCTTTGTTCACGCTAGAATTCAGTGGTGCAACCTGCTGTCGTTTTTTTGTATTTCCATCCAGCACACTAGCACTCCTGCGTCCTGACAGTTTTAAAGGGGTTATTTCAAAGTGACTGCAGTGGTCAATCATAGTGGGTCAACTCAATCACGAGGGCGTTGCAAAAGGCCATGTAACTGCACGAGAGTAGGAGACACGGTTAACAGACCTCCCAAGTATCCAAGCACCAAACGAACCAGACGATGGCTCTTACGTTCAGGTTATTTCCACGCACCAGGAACGACGCGTGTTCTAGCAAGAACAAGAGTACAaggtttccaaaaaaaaaaaaagaacaagagtACAAGTCTCTGACCTCATGTCAGCAAGACCATCAGACCCTGGAAAGTTGTTGAACTCAGTTAAAAGTCGCAAACTGTGGTGTCTCAGATTGCCCTTGCACATGCAGAGATAATACAGAATATTACCCAGCAAATTTACATCTATTAATTCAAAAGGACTGTACATTATTCCGACTACAAAACCACATGCCGACATGCAAAATATAACAGGAGAAGAAAAAACAATAGCCGCCAAAACTTCCAACTGTTTATCTACCATCAAAATATATAAGAGCTCTCTTTCCTTCCTTAATGAGCCCGACCATTATCTGTTTCTTATACAACTAAGAGAACACCAATTAATGTGATCAATCACAGGATATCCTAACGAGAACCCAAAACATGTTTCGGTCTATGCAGCAACCGGCTGAACAAGACCTGCGCCAGAAGGGGTGATACCGCCTGCAGCATTCTGATCGTTCGTTGTCAAGTACTTATCCACCGCTGCAGCAGCCTGCCGCCCCTCCGTGATGGCCCAAACCACCAGTGATTGTCCTCGTCTGCAGTCCCCAGCTGCGAAAACACCATCAACGCTGGTGGCGAAGTCTCCGAACTGGGCTTTGAAGTTTGATCTGTTGTCCTTCTCCAGACCCAGTTTGTCAGCGATAGTCTGCAGGAAGACAAGACTATTATTAATTCACAGATATTTCTCATAAGCGCTAGTTTAGGCACTATAATAGATTTGAGAGGTTTCTTTTGAAGGAGAGATTTGAGAGGTACTAACCGCTTCAGGACCCAGGAAACCCATAGCTAGGAGGACAAGATCAGCCTCAATGATTTCTTCTGATCCTTCAATCTCCTTGAGTTGAAATCTTCCATCTACTTTCTCCCACTTCACACGCACTACCTCAAGGGCCTTCAGCTTGCCATTTTCATCGCCAATAAAACGCCTTGTCATGACTTCATAAGTTCTTGGATCCTTGCCAAATTTGGTAGCAGCTTCTTGATGCCCATAGTCAACACGGAAAATTCTTGGCCACTACAGGCAAAGGAGAAATGAGCAAATAAGAAGCAAAGCTGGAAAATTCCTGCATTCAGCAATCtaaagataatgataaatagtACTCTAACAAATGCTATAAATACATAACTGAGAGATATTTACCTGAGGCCACGGGTTATCGGCAGCTCTCTTGCTCGGTGGTTTAGACAGAAGTTCAAGATTTACAAGACTGCTGCAACCATGCCTAATAGATGTACCAATGCAATCTGTGCCTGTATCACCTCCACCAATAACGACCACTTTTTTCCCCTTGGCAGATATGTATTTACCATCCTCAAGGTTGCTGTCCAGTAAACTTTTGGTATTTGCATGGAGAAATTCCATTGCAAAATGAACTCCTGATAGCTCACGTCCAGGAATGGTGAGATCCCTGTGCAAGGACAGTTTGGTGTTAGAATCAAAGAACCTGCTCTTAATACATCACAAGTATTTGAAGTATTTTTTATATATGCTATTTTTGTTGCAGTTAAGAACGTTACGACATCTGTATCCTACAAACAATTATGTGGGTAACACTTTAGAGTGTCTTAAATTTGTTACCTTGGTTTTGTTGCTCCACAAGCCAAAATAACTGCATCATTCTCAGAACGTAGACGTTCAATTGAGTATAAAGGATCACTACCAACATTGGCATTCACCACAAAAGTGATACCCTCTTCAGCCATTAAATTAACACGGCGTTGAACAATGCCGATCTTGTCTGTCTTCATGTTTGGCACACCATACATCATTAAACCTCCAATACGGTCTGCACGCTCAAACACAGTTACAAAATGGCCCATTTTGTTAAGTTGATCTGCGGCAGCCAAACCAGATGGTCCACTACCAATGATGGCCACCTTCTTTCTGCAATGGGAACATTACATTATCAATGACTGTAACGCGGATACGACCTAGTAATGCAACTAAATGTAACTGAAAATATAGAGAAAAATCAATGCAAAGTTATCAAAGCCTAAAAGTATAATACCCTGTTCTTTGAAGTGGAGGACGCGGTACCATCCATCCCTCTTCAAAACCTTTGTCAATGATTGCACACTCTATGCTTTTGATAGACACTGGATTTTCAATGATCCCAAGAACACATGACCCCTCACAAGGAGCAGGGCAAACCCGTCCAGTAAATTCTGGGAA
This genomic interval carries:
- the LOC120675269 gene encoding uncharacterized protein LOC120675269, with protein sequence AGAGGSGAAGASSCARDGAATGKAPAATVATTVKIVLRRKDAEALVARLNAQGARERKARMAELKGELRAVDCGASPASCWDAWRPRLAPIKEN